The genomic stretch ACTGATCGGTGACCGCCGTGCGCAGCCAGTCCTTCGCGGCCGTGGTGGTGGCGCTCGCCGGCGCCGTCGGTTCCGGGTGCATCTGCCGGTAGACACCGAACAGGAGGCCCGGCACCGTCACGGCGAAACCCCACCAGGCCTCGAACCGGTCGAACCCCAAGGTCTGCATCAGCACGCCGATGACGGCGCAGGTGACGACGACAGCAATTCCCGCGACCCACCGGTTCCGAATCCCCGCCATGCCCGTCATCCTCTCGTTCGCGGGCACTGCGCGTCTCGGGAGTCCTACAGGTTCGTCAGGGCACTCAGCCGGGCGGAGAGGTTGAAACCCGCCTGCACCGCGGCCTCGGAGACGGCCGCGAGCCGGCTGGTCGACAGCGCGGCGGTCGTCGCCTCGGGCACGATCCAGATCCGGTCGATCGGCAGCTCGTGCAGCTTGGTGATCTGCACGGCGGACTCGATGTCGCTGAGGTCCCGGACGGCGAAGGAGAAGTCGATGTCGTACTGCTGGGCGACCTGCCCCCAGGCGACCAGCGACTCGCGGTTGATGCGCGACCAGGCCGGGTCGCCGGAGTGGGCCAGCTTCGGCGAGACGGTCACCCAGCTGACGCGCTGCAGGGTGAGTTCGGTCGGGGGGAAGGTGCCGTTGGTCTCCACCCCGATCTCGTATCCGCCGAGCAGTTCGAGGAACTGCGGCCAGGCCGGGGAGTTCTGCTGCTGCAGGGGTTCGCCGCCGCTGATCACGATGAGGGGAGTGTTGGCCGAGCGGGCCGTCTCGGCGATCTCCTCGATCCGCCAGTAGCCGACCTCGCGGGCCAGGTCGAAGCGGGACGTGTCCCAGGTGAAGGCCGAGTCGCACCAGGTACAGGAGAGATTGCATCCGCCCATCTGGACAACGACACAGCGACGCCCGGCCGAGCGTCCCTGGGGGTGGACTGTCGGTCCGACGACGCCGGCGATCACGAGCGACGGACGTGCTCGGACCGCGGTCAGCGGTTGTTCGCTGGCGGTACTGATGGTGACCCTCCTGTAACGATGCGCGGCCCTCCAGGGAGCATCATCACATGTCTAAGCGGTGGTTAATGCAGGACTGCGGAAATTTCCCGCCCCGCATCTGAACCGTCTTCCCAAATGCTCAGATCCGTTCACGCACACTGAATTTCATCATCCTGATCTGTGTCCGACCACTCACGTCGAGTGATCGGACTGAGCTGAAAGGGTGGCTGTCCAGGCGGCCAGTACCGAATGCCCGAGCATCTCGGCGATCTTCTGCGGAGACCAGCGCAGCGTCTCGGACAGGTCGACGATCACCCGTTCGTCGAACGTCGTGATCCACAGGAGCACCGAGTAGCGCAGATCCACGGGCGGGATCTCGCCGATCTCCACGAGCCGCGCCACCGCCCGCGTCAGGGTGGTGTCGAGCTCGGAGAGCAGGGGGTCGGAGCCGTCGTGGACGCGCTCCAGGTAGCCACGGGCGCTGCGGATGTGGGTGGCCGCGCGGCCCCACGTCATGGCACTGAGCACCCACTCGTGGCAGACGATCTCGAACGAGCGCAGCGGGTCGGGGTCTTCGCCGGCCGCGTGGAGCCTTGCCAGCAGGGCGTTCTGGATGCGCCGGTAGAACGCGTCGTGCACCGCGTGCACGTCGTCGAAGTGCCGGTAGGTGGTGGCCGTCGAGACGCCCGAGTGTCGGGCCAGTTCGGGCAGGCTGAAGGCCAGGCCGCGTTCGCGGAGGAGCTCACCCGCGGCGTCCAGCAGTTTCTGCCGGGTTCTCAGTGTGTCGGCCCGGAGGTTGTCGCCTGCCATTGCTGACGATCCTCCCATCCCGGGTGGGTCGCCGGTTGTGTCGAATCCGTTAAGCGCAGTAAAGACGAGAAAAACTTCTCGCCTCTGCGGTGTATGTGGTTATTTGAGTCCTAGAGTTGAGAACATCTTCTCGTTTCGATGGAGGGATGCCCGATGGTCGCATTCAAGTCGGTCGCGGCCCCCGACGTGGCCACGCTCCCGGTGATCCGTCAGACCGCCCTGTCCCGTCTCACCCCCGAGGTCGCGGATTTCCTCGAAGGCGGTGCGGGCGACGAGAGCACTCTGCTGGCCAACCGGTCTGCCTTCTCCCACTGGGGTTTCCGGCAGCGGGTGATGAGCGGTCTGGCCGGCCCGGACCTGTCGACGAGCTTTCTCGGTATCGAGCTGGCCATGCCGGTGATGACCGCTCCGTTCGGTGCCGACGGCCTGTTCCACCCGCAGGGCCAGAAGGCGGTCGCCCGCGCGAACCGGGCGGCCGGGATCGCGAGCATCGTGCCCGAGGCCGGCACCTTCGGCCTGGAGGAGGTGGTGCAGGCGGCCCCGGAGGCGGCTCGCATCGCGCAGTTGCACCCGATGGGGCCGGAGAAGAATTTCCTGGCCATGCTGGCCCGCATCGAGGACGCGGGGTGCGAGGCGATCTGCCTGACCGTCGACTGCCCGACCGGCGGCTGGCGGGAACGGGTGCTGCGTCACTCCTTCGACCTGGACGCCCGGTACGTCGCCGGCAACTACCCCGACAGTCCCGACAGTGCGGATGGTGGCGAGACCACGCTGATCCAGGTCTTCGGGCAGCTCTTCGAGCGCAGCGCCACGGTGTGGTCGTGGGATCGCCTGGCGTCACTGATGTCCCACACCCGCCTGCCCTGGTTCGCCAAGGGCATCATGACCGCCGACGACGCCCTGGCCTCCGAGGCCGCCGGGGCCCACGCGGTCTACGTGTCCAACCACGGTGGCCGTCAGCTCGACGGCGTCCCGGCGGCTCTGGATGCGCTGGTCGAGGTACGCCGGGCGATCGACGGGCGCCTGCCGATCGTCTTCGACAGCGGTGTGCGGCGCGGCGCCGATGTGGTCAAGGCACTGGCCCTGGGCGCGGACGTCGCGGTGATCGGCCGGCTCGCGGCGTACGGGCTGGCCGCCGGTGGGCAGGCCGGGGTGGAGCGGGTGCATTCCCTGTTGTACGACGAGATCCGTACGGTGCTCACGCTTCTGGGGCGTGGCGGGGTGCACGACCTGAGCCCGGACGTGCTGATCCCGCAGGGCGGCTCAGTTCTCCACGGCATCCTCGGCGCTGACGTCTGACAGCGTCACCACGGTGGCGCCGCGGTCGTCGGGGTCGTCGTCGATGTCCACCTCGAAGTAGCCGTCCAGGTGGTAGGCGTTCTGGCTGAAGTCGAACGACGACTCGCCGTCGTCGGCCAGGTCGAGCAGGTAGGTGGCCGCCGCGCAGGGCGCCTCCGGCGCATAGTCCGGCTCCTGCCCGTCGGCGAGCCCGTTGCACTCGAAGAGCGTGAAGTGCGGTTCGTCGTGCTCGTCGTCGTCACCCGGGTGCTCGACGAAGTTCTTGTCGATGTGGTCGGAGTTCGGCGCCGACGCGTTGATCCGCACCACCTGCTGGTTGTGGGAGGCGATGAAGGTGTTGAAGCTCGCCGCCAGGTCGAGGTCGCCGAGTTCGGTGTTGTACCAGGCGATCCCGTTCTCGTCGAACGTGGTTGCCGGGGTGGTTCCCACACTGCTGGAGGACGTCGTGGTCGCCTCGGGCGTCGGTGTCCCGTCCGGGGCGGTGGTCTCCTCGGGCGAGCTTGAGGACGTCGGTGTCACCGCGGCGGTCGTGGCCGGTTGGGCGGTGGTGTCGTCGTTGCCGTCCGGGGCGAGGAACAGGATCCAGACCAGTGCCCCGGCCAGGACGAGGGCCGCGACGCTGGTCAGCGTCAGAGCGACCCGGGAGCGGTGGTTGCCGGTGCCGGTGATCTGGGTCGTACCCGGTGCGTACAGCGGCTGGGAGGGCAGGCTCGGGGCCTGGGCGGCGGCGGGCTGGTGCCATTCCCGGCGCAGGACGCGCTGGGTGGCGCCGGTGTCCGCCGCGGCTGCTCCGGCTGCTTCAGCTGGGAACAATGCGGTGCGGGCGGCGGCGGGCTCGTCGGTGTTCCACGGTTCCCGGGCGTTGCCCGGTGCCGCCGCGGCGGCGGCCTCACGGGCCGCCCGCCGGCCCCGGCGACTACCTGGGTCGGCGTCCTGCGCGCTGCGGGCGGCGGGCCGCATCCGTTCGTTCTCGTCGACCAGCCCGGCCAGCACCTGCCAGGCGTCGGGCCGGTGGGCCGGCTCAGGGTCGAGGGTGGCGCGCACCAGTGGCTCGATCCACTGCGGCAGGCCGGACAGGTCCACATCGGCGTGCACGGCCCGGTACATCAGGGCCGGTGCCGGCCCGGAGCCGAACGGCGGGTGGCCGGTCGCGGCGAACAGCACGGTCAGGCCCCAGGCGTACACGTCGGCGGGCGGGCCGATCGCGGTGGTGCCGGTGATCTGCTCCGGTGCCATGTAGCCCGGGCTGCCCATCCCGACGCCGGTACGGGACGAGAGCGTGGCCGTCTCCAGTGCCGCGATGCCGAAGTCGATGACCTTCGGGCCGTCCGGGGCCAGCAGCACGTTCGCCGGTTTCAGGTCGCGGTGCACCACGCCGGCCGCGTGGATCGCGCACAGTGCCTCGGCCAGTCCGGAGGCCAGCGCGTGCAGCAGTTCGGGGGTGAGAGGACCATCGGCGTTCACCACGTCGTCCAGGCTCGCGCCCCCGACGTACTCGGTGGCCAGCCATGGCTCGTCGGCGTCCGGGTCGGCGTCCAGCACCCGGGCCGTGCAGGCACCCGTGACCGCGCGGGCCGCCTCGACCTCACGCCGGAACCGCGAACGGAACCTCGGGTCGGCGGCGTACTCGGCCTTGACCGCCTTGACCGCGGCGGGCCGGCCCGCGGTGTCGGTGCCGACGTACACCACTCCCATACCGCCGGTTCCCAGACGGGCGACGAGGCGGAAGGTCCCGATCGTCGCCGGGTCACCGGCCCGCAGGGGCGACAACGGCACAGCTTCTCCTGAGGTTCGGCGGTCTGACGATCACTGACCGGCGAATCTACCTGTACCGGATGAGAGGCGAATGAATGCCCCTCGTCCGGTCATCCTTTCGTTACCGGGATTCTCGGGGTTCGACGGATGCCGGTTCTGGGGATGCCGTCAGATCAGGCCGTTACGCACGGCGTAGGCGACCGCGTGCGAACGGTTACGCAGACCCAGGCGCTGGGACAGGTCCTGGATCACCGTCTTCACCGTGCGCTCGGAGTAGGCCAGCCGCCGGGCGATCTCCCGGGTGTCGCAGCCCTCACCGAGCATCCGCAGCACCTCCAGCTCACGCTCGGTGTGCGGCTGCGCCGCGGGCACCTGCACCGTCGAGCTGGCGACCAGGTGCTCGCCCTCTTTCAGCGCAGACACCCGGGGACGCGGCGCGCGCACCTGCCGCACCAGCCGGCTCAGCAGCTCGGCCGGCAGCACGCTCTCGTCGGCCTGCGTGCAGGAGATGGCCCGGGCCAGCGAGCGCGTCGTGATCGCCGAGCGCCGCAGGATGCCGATGACCCCGGCGTCGAACGCGTCGGCCATGCCGCGGGCGTCGATCTCGCCCACCACCAGCAGGGTGCGCCGGGCACCGGACTCCTGCACCGCCCGCAGCGCCAGCAGACTGGGCTCGTCCATCGACTCGGCCGCCACCACGGTCACATCGGCCGTGGCCATCCCGGCCTCGGGCACCAGTTCGATGCCCGGGCAGTCGCGCAGGTAGGCGACCATCCCGGCCTGCGACAGCCGGTCGCAGCCGAACACGAACACCTTGGTCGAGCGGGCGCCCCCCGGCTGGCCCGTCTGCGGGTGCGGGCTGCTGCCCGGCACCGTGCCGGGGCCGCGGGTCGTGTTCTGCGTCCCGGCCTGGTTCGGGTACTGGTCGGGGCGTTGCTTACCGTGCTGCGTGAGTACCCTGGGCCGGTTCACGCCGGTCGCCAGACTGATCCCCGTGCTGTTGCCGGTCTGCATCGAGACTCCTCCGTCGCTGCCGGGCATCCCCCGCCCGAGAACGTAGACGTGATGATGCCGTCCGGCGGGGTCCCAGTGGTAGGAGACGCAAGAATCGGCTCAGATACATGCCTCACGCCGAAGATCCGCACGAAG from Kineosporia sp. NBRC 101731 encodes the following:
- a CDS encoding 7-carboxy-7-deazaguanine synthase QueE; translated protein: MIAGVVGPTVHPQGRSAGRRCVVVQMGGCNLSCTWCDSAFTWDTSRFDLAREVGYWRIEEIAETARSANTPLIVISGGEPLQQQNSPAWPQFLELLGGYEIGVETNGTFPPTELTLQRVSWVTVSPKLAHSGDPAWSRINRESLVAWGQVAQQYDIDFSFAVRDLSDIESAVQITKLHELPIDRIWIVPEATTAALSTSRLAAVSEAAVQAGFNLSARLSALTNL
- a CDS encoding TetR/AcrR family transcriptional regulator — encoded protein: MAGDNLRADTLRTRQKLLDAAGELLRERGLAFSLPELARHSGVSTATTYRHFDDVHAVHDAFYRRIQNALLARLHAAGEDPDPLRSFEIVCHEWVLSAMTWGRAATHIRSARGYLERVHDGSDPLLSELDTTLTRAVARLVEIGEIPPVDLRYSVLLWITTFDERVIVDLSETLRWSPQKIAEMLGHSVLAAWTATLSAQSDHST
- a CDS encoding alpha-hydroxy acid oxidase; the encoded protein is MVAFKSVAAPDVATLPVIRQTALSRLTPEVADFLEGGAGDESTLLANRSAFSHWGFRQRVMSGLAGPDLSTSFLGIELAMPVMTAPFGADGLFHPQGQKAVARANRAAGIASIVPEAGTFGLEEVVQAAPEAARIAQLHPMGPEKNFLAMLARIEDAGCEAICLTVDCPTGGWRERVLRHSFDLDARYVAGNYPDSPDSADGGETTLIQVFGQLFERSATVWSWDRLASLMSHTRLPWFAKGIMTADDALASEAAGAHAVYVSNHGGRQLDGVPAALDALVEVRRAIDGRLPIVFDSGVRRGADVVKALALGADVAVIGRLAAYGLAAGGQAGVERVHSLLYDEIRTVLTLLGRGGVHDLSPDVLIPQGGSVLHGILGADV
- a CDS encoding serine/threonine-protein kinase, with product MPLSPLRAGDPATIGTFRLVARLGTGGMGVVYVGTDTAGRPAAVKAVKAEYAADPRFRSRFRREVEAARAVTGACTARVLDADPDADEPWLATEYVGGASLDDVVNADGPLTPELLHALASGLAEALCAIHAAGVVHRDLKPANVLLAPDGPKVIDFGIAALETATLSSRTGVGMGSPGYMAPEQITGTTAIGPPADVYAWGLTVLFAATGHPPFGSGPAPALMYRAVHADVDLSGLPQWIEPLVRATLDPEPAHRPDAWQVLAGLVDENERMRPAARSAQDADPGSRRGRRAAREAAAAAAPGNAREPWNTDEPAAARTALFPAEAAGAAAADTGATQRVLRREWHQPAAAQAPSLPSQPLYAPGTTQITGTGNHRSRVALTLTSVAALVLAGALVWILFLAPDGNDDTTAQPATTAAVTPTSSSSPEETTAPDGTPTPEATTTSSSSVGTTPATTFDENGIAWYNTELGDLDLAASFNTFIASHNQQVVRINASAPNSDHIDKNFVEHPGDDDEHDEPHFTLFECNGLADGQEPDYAPEAPCAAATYLLDLADDGESSFDFSQNAYHLDGYFEVDIDDDPDDRGATVVTLSDVSAEDAVEN
- a CDS encoding response regulator transcription factor, encoding MQTGNSTGISLATGVNRPRVLTQHGKQRPDQYPNQAGTQNTTRGPGTVPGSSPHPQTGQPGGARSTKVFVFGCDRLSQAGMVAYLRDCPGIELVPEAGMATADVTVVAAESMDEPSLLALRAVQESGARRTLLVVGEIDARGMADAFDAGVIGILRRSAITTRSLARAISCTQADESVLPAELLSRLVRQVRAPRPRVSALKEGEHLVASSTVQVPAAQPHTERELEVLRMLGEGCDTREIARRLAYSERTVKTVIQDLSQRLGLRNRSHAVAYAVRNGLI